A window of the Apostichopus japonicus isolate 1M-3 chromosome 8, ASM3797524v1, whole genome shotgun sequence genome harbors these coding sequences:
- the LOC139971542 gene encoding thyrostimulin alpha-2 subunit-like isoform X2 produces MNGDIQVTFLVTYMLLTSFYCSDADGTTPSWEQPGCHLVGFAKLIELDNCRTATVPVNACRGFCLSYSYPSDYERYITSNQRQRVITTGTCCSIIRTHDVNVVLNCINNQQRSITMKSAAECSCSLCEL; encoded by the exons ATGAACGGGGACATCCAAGTGACCTTTCTGGTTACGTACATGTTACTAACGTCATTTTATTGTTCCGACGCCGATGGCACGACGCCATCATGGGAGCAACCGGGATGCCATCTTGTAG gTTTTGCAAAACTGATAGAATTAGACAACTGTCGGACCGCTACCGTCCCAGTCAACGCTTGTAGAGGTTTCTGTTTGTCATATTCTTATCCTTCTGATTATGAAAGATATATTACAAGTAACCAACGACAGCGTGTCATCACTACCGGGACTTGCTGTTCAATAATTAGAACTCACGAT GTAAATGTCGTTTTGAATTGCATCAATAACCAACAACGTAGTATAACAATGAAGTCAGCGGCCGAGTGCAGTTGCTCGTTgtgtgaactttga
- the LOC139971542 gene encoding thyrostimulin alpha-2 subunit-like isoform X1: MHICHQVFCNMNGDIQVTFLVTYMLLTSFYCSDADGTTPSWEQPGCHLVGFAKLIELDNCRTATVPVNACRGFCLSYSYPSDYERYITSNQRQRVITTGTCCSIIRTHDVNVVLNCINNQQRSITMKSAAECSCSLCEL; encoded by the exons atgcatatttgTCATCAG GTATTTTGTAACATGAACGGGGACATCCAAGTGACCTTTCTGGTTACGTACATGTTACTAACGTCATTTTATTGTTCCGACGCCGATGGCACGACGCCATCATGGGAGCAACCGGGATGCCATCTTGTAG gTTTTGCAAAACTGATAGAATTAGACAACTGTCGGACCGCTACCGTCCCAGTCAACGCTTGTAGAGGTTTCTGTTTGTCATATTCTTATCCTTCTGATTATGAAAGATATATTACAAGTAACCAACGACAGCGTGTCATCACTACCGGGACTTGCTGTTCAATAATTAGAACTCACGAT GTAAATGTCGTTTTGAATTGCATCAATAACCAACAACGTAGTATAACAATGAAGTCAGCGGCCGAGTGCAGTTGCTCGTTgtgtgaactttga